A segment of the Mercurialis annua linkage group LG4, ddMerAnnu1.2, whole genome shotgun sequence genome:
GGTGTTCACTTGTTACATTTCAGATTCCTCACTTGAGACCTGCTGAATACAAGAGATCCAGATTGTCCAGGAACAGACGCACTGTAAATCGTGCTTATGGTGGTGTGTTGTCTGGAGGTGCTGTGAGGGAAAGGTATATCAGTTTGACCAAGCTCTTGTGAGTTTTTCTTATTAGCAACAGTTTGCTAGATAGTTTGATCATTTATTGTGTTTTTCGGCAGGATTATCCGTGCCTTTTTAGTTGAAGAGCAGAAGATTGTCAAAAAGGTGTTGAAGATTCAGAAGGCAAAGGAAAAGGTGACAAAGAGCTGAACTTTGAGGTGATGGAGCAAAtcccatttgagaaattttggAATGATGATGAAATTGAGATGTGTACTTGAATGTTGAGACTGTCAAAATTAGCATGTTTGATGCTTtagtatttaattatattttggttCTATTTGACAAGAAATCATTGCCAGTTTGTGTATTAAGTTTATGCGATGAAACAGTTGGAAGATTTTGCATGTTTTAATCCTGTCTCTTTCATCTTGAATTTATATCTTGAACTTTTTTAGAGATCCAAAGTCATCCTTAGTGAAATGCATCTCTATATCAGCAGGAATGGCTGTATCTTAACTATATTTAGGTTT
Coding sequences within it:
- the LOC126679320 gene encoding 60S ribosomal protein L34-like; this translates as MVQRLTYRKRHSYATKSNQHRIVKTPGGKLVYQTTKKRASGPKCPVTGKRIQGIPHLRPAEYKRSRLSRNRRTVNRAYGGVLSGGAVRERIIRAFLVEEQKIVKKVLKIQKAKEKVTKS